Below is a genomic region from Drosophila kikkawai strain 14028-0561.14 chromosome X, DkikHiC1v2, whole genome shotgun sequence.
CTGTAGTGATGCGCGGTGCTCAGGTGGCTAAGCAAATTGTCGACCCTGGCCGGATGGGCGCTCGGCACCGCCACGCACAACGGGCAGATGACGGCAGTGCGGGCGTCGCTGTGACGAATCCGGACATGCGCCATCAGCTCGTCCGCCGAAAAACCCAGCTCACCGCAATTCGGGCACGTGAAGCTGTCGGCGCACAGGTCCGGAATTGGCTCGCCGGCAAAGTGGAGCTCCATGGCACCCTGGTCCAGCAGGCACTGGAAGGGATggctcacaaaaaaaaatatatattaagcgAAATTTCTTAACTCTCTTGGTAAAAAATTCTGTTAAATAGTAATTCGATTGTCTCTGCGTTTCTTGTGAGCTTGTCGTTagattttaaacaaatttctttGGCCACAATATTGTTTTATTAGGTTTTTAGTTGTTATTCAAAGCTAAATTTTCACACAGAATGAAATCTTCAAGGAGACAGAATTACAGAAATTAGAAACAAGCAACGAAGCCTGCTGAGGTAAGAATAGAAAAGATATCCAAGGGCCTACTCGATATTCGGACTATCGAACAAGTTCCACCATAAAGATATTGATTGTCATCGatataaaatttcaataaatcacTTGATATCTAGTAATCATCGTTCCAAGTGTCTCTATAATTCTGTGCAACTTTCTACAAAGATTAGCTTTTgtgaacaaaataaaaaaccgtatgtatttcttttataGGAACCTTGTTTCTGATGCTTGATCTTGAAATATCAAGAGATACCAACATGGCTGAGATAATAACCGAAGGACAGGACAAAACATTGCTCCAGATCATAGGGGAGCTGGTTGGAAATGGACTGATGAGCCCACAGCTGGCGAAACAGCTCATACAATATCTCTACCTACAATATGGACtggaaatttttaattaaaagaatttaaatcgaAGTCCATAAGCTAGGTAGGTCTTTCAGGCAAAAGTTGTACCTCTTTAACTGAAAGACCTgtatgttttttctttttagatTATATAAGGGATTGTGACTGGCCAAGTTCTAGCTGATtccttattttgttttttatatcctgtatataaatatgataATATAACGATtcaaacactgttttgtggTCAGTAAAATATCTTTCAAACTGATTTCCCTTAGCCAAGTaaagacaaaataaatattaagtagAGCAGGCGACAAGAAAAGCGAGGAAGGCTCTTTTGTCAACCCGACAAGGATTCTCGTTCAGAGTCCTGTGCAAGCAAATGAAAGTTGTTTGGTCATGATGTCTGCATTGCCTCAGAccagggggggggggaggggcAAATGGCGATTGCTAAGGGGGGTCAGGGGTCAAGAAGGGGTTGTCTACCACaaccacatacacacacacacacacacacacttcgaGATGGGCAAAGTGCAACACGCTCTGCTGTAGCTCATTAAGTACGTGTCTTTGACTCtgtgcacagaaaaaaaaaaaaccagtgaaaatataaaacatataaaaacgaagaaaacaagaaaaattcTCAAAGAAGTCTaaggaattatttaaaaacttaaatatataaaaaaaaggtacaCAAATTCTATAAGtttattcttaaaattaaaggaatttctttaaaaaactagtaatagtttaattaatatctttaaattattttggaaattattttaaaccttTAAAAGATGTTTtcgaatttttatttataagaaataattattttgcttagatttccctaaaaaaatatgtttaagttggctaaaaatattcaaaaattattcagaAATGTAAAAAGTACTTAACGCCTTATTAAAagctttataaattattttacaaaaaatttccATTAATAAAATCGTGATAAAATAAACCTAAATTATGATTATTGTACCTAAAATACCGCTCTATTTTCCTCAGTGTCCCTGCGCCAAGTGCgacaatttaaaacataatgCAAACTAAATGAAAATGCGGCAACCGGCGGCAAAAAGAATCCGAAACACACAGCCAGGACCCAAAGGAGcacaaaagaatttttaaatattttcgttgCCTCAACGAACCCGGAGACAAGTCTGATGACCGGGATCCAGGATTCAGGATCCGGGATCCAGCATACAGGATGCTGCAGGTCCTGGACCGGAAAGCCAGGGGTCTCTGCTGCGGTCAAGGAGGGGGAGGCCAAAGCTAACTAAGCATGCcccgcccacacacacacacgtacataCGCCCCCTATTCAGCAGACACTTCTGTCTTCACTTTTCATTCTTTATTCCCAGGATTTTACTCAttttcttccctttttttttcttttcttttctggCAAACGGAAATGAACTCTTTAGTAAAGTGTTTACAGCCAGCTACatagctggaaaaatgtgGGGGAAAATTAGGGAAAACTATGGCAACACCCAGACTATGCAGTTGAATTAATGAAATGCGACAAAGAAATGCCAAAGAATTTGGTTTTGGACATTAATGAGAGTTACCAGAAGAGTTTTTGATTGTTCAGACTTTAGAATAACatcataattaaattatttaatatttttaaattaaaaatatatataaaacacatCACTTTTGGGGTACTTCTTTagatttgaataattttaaacacaATTCACGTGTTCATTAGCCCTTCGCTTCGCCTTAAAACTTCCcctttcgtttatttttttagaaataaaattacaaaaattcgCTGAATCAAGGCAAGTAAAATTGCAGCGGAAAAGCGAGGGAAAGCGGCAGGCGAATTCGAGGATTTCTCGCACCTTGAGCCCGactccagcagcagcctctAGTTGGGCTATATGTGTCATGAGCCATTTAAGCTCATTACGGGCATCAATTTGGGTAGCTTGAAAAGTGGGCGAGGGGGCTGACTAAGACGGAGGGGGGAGGGTAAAAGCAGAAAAACAGACGAGCGGAAAAGCCAAGGAGAAGGTAGAAAAATTATGCTAGCAAGCCTTAAGTGCTTGCCACTTGCTACTGAGCCATCTGAGGAAGTGgtaaattgttaattttaagCCACCTTCCTTGCCTTTTTTTTGGTGTCGTGAGAATTCTGCaagttttgcatattttttcttcttatttttgctgttttttttcttttttcgtttttggtttGTTGAGGGTGcgagttttcatttttatgagCCGCTTTCATTAGCCGGCCAGGTGACACCGATTTTCCCTCCTTTCGcacaattaaattcaatttttgctGGTGGGATGACCCATTTGCATACAGTTGGGGTCATCAGAATAGCAATCAggtttttgaaattaaattaagagaatttttttttagaataaaagcaaatttttaaagattttaaaggcaaacataggcaagtttattttatttttttctctaccTGGAACCTATATTTTCAGACCCCCGACTGTCCATATGTAGGGCCTCTGATATATGTGAAAATTCTCGGTCATGTAAGAAGGAATAAGAAATTGAAATCCATAAAGTGCAGCAGccataacaaaacaaaaaaaaaaaaaatataaaaaaggagtgaaaaagaaaggaaaacgcGAAATGAATTTCACTTGAAATgtgaaaacataaaaattgtttatgaCTTCCGCTACGTTGCCTGCATCTGTCTGTCTTTGTCTGTGTGTGTAGTGGGTGTGCTGGTGTGTTGGAAAAAGGGCGGAAAAGCGGGTAAAATTGTGGCACAAGTGGAGAAAAGTCAGGGTAGACTGCCTTATCAATTGGCGGCACTATCAGGAAAAGTTTTTCGGGTTAAAGTCTGCAAGTTGCATCCGAGAGTAAGGAGATCCTTTGCTCCCCCTTTATTCcccctgcaaaaaaaaaaggaaagaaaaagaaaaggcgAAAATCTGCCAGAGGTAAGAGGCCAGCAGCGCCAGTATTTTCTTTCATCAGTGGAAATGCCAGCTTTTTACCTTTTTATTGCACTAAAAAAGGTGACTGTGAATGGGAaagtgaaaattaattaaaattgaaaatttacaTAATTGAGTTATTGAAAGAAAATCtaggttttttatatttaagccTGATTTAAAGTTTAGCTTAATtgggaatattttttaattaattttttacacaacaaaaaattgataTAAGATAAATATCTATCGCCCAGCgcttcttctttttatttatcattCAAAACTGGCAGGACATAGTGCCAGGACTCCTTTAAATGTCCTGAATAGGTGGCAGGTGTCCAAATATTCGTCCGTATGCCAGGTGGAGGATGCCTGGTATTCCGCCAAAGACTGGCTGCCCACCTGGATACCTTACCATAGCTTCTCTCTCGCAGCTCCCCAGGTGTTTTCCAGAGGGTTCTTTGGCTAACTCCAATTTTCCACTGCTAAATGTGCCTTTTTAGGGTTCtttacactgagaaaataaaatttgaattcatttcttataagatatttaattaaatttgttaaaaaaaaaactattgcTGTGAGGGaacagaaaatatttcatatctCAAAGTTCATATATTATtcttaagtatttaaaattttttcagtgCAGGTGGGTTGCCCTGCCTTTTGGGCTGCATGATGCAGCTGCATGGCGTTGCTTGACGACGCGACAATGCCAGTCCCTGGCCGTTCGAGTTTCCTGGCTTTgcttttagccaaaaaaaaaaccgcttGCCATTGACTACAGCAAAACCGAATGAATGGCCAACGGAAAGCAGAGGAAAATTGGGGAAAATGCGTTCCAGGAGGGGCCACACTCGATATTTGAATCCGGGAATCCGGCTATAGCAGCAGCATCGTTCGGGCTTCTCGGGGATTCACCTGTTTTTTTCAGTTTAGTTTAATTTCGTGATCATTAAAACAATGGCTCTCGGCCAGAGAGGCACTCAAAGCGCTTGTGTCGCACtccataatttaattaaatttattgaaagtCCTTTCTAGTTGATTTACCCAAAAAATACGGCCAAATATGCGTGTGGAAAGGCCTGGTAACAATGGCAGCAGGATGATGTGCATGGGGAGAAAAAGAGGGGTCGTTCGAGACTCGCGACAagcgaaaataaattaatcaacGTTGCCTTTTTCGCAacaaattgttattaattcgCTCAGCCATAATTAAAATGAGCCACGGCAAGGGGGGAGGTATCCGCTGGAGGAGGTGGAACAAGAACGAATGTGGAAAATGGCGTAtacgggtgtgtgtgtgtgtgtgtgaatgggTGCCATTTTAAGCGACTGCAATTCAAAGCAATTCAATTCAGAGCCATAAAATGCGACCCAAGATGGAGATGCCATAATGCCTTAATCGCTGTGTGAGTGGGCCAGGCACTGCAAGAAAAACTAGACCTagtttttatgtattttgtatattttagctataaataatttgaataaattgaattattatcCTTATTTTAACTCCAatttatatttgatatatattttttaagtacttTGAATTTATCTCTGTGTACTCGTGCTTTTGCCACACATTTAACCCATGGCAGCCGGGCCATACAAATGTAATTAAGATCGATTATATGCCTGCAGTCGCGCAACTTAAATCATTTAGTGCGCAACCCgctctaaaaataataaaacgacATCCACACGCTGTCGCAGGATAACCACCTTTCCCCTCCCTCCCCCACCccctttatttattaactcgCTGGaatgatgtgtgtgtgtgtgtgtgagtgtggcaAAGTTTtggctctatttttatgtgtttttgttCATTAATTGAGTGGGGAAAATCAATGGGGATATAAAAAGAATaagctttatttatatataaaaaaaactcttataaaatttcagaataataatttaaacaatttgaaGCCACAAAACTAAGCTATCTTATTCACTTGGGACTCTCTATTTTTTGGGTACATCGGTTGCTGAATCTGGCGAGTAACGACCATCATTAGTTGCAAAATGATGTATAATTTAATACCCGCAGAAGCCAACTCCCAAATGGCAAACTTGCCACTCCTCCTGACCTCCAAAAACCAGCCGAAGTCAACATTGTACTCCATTTCATCTTCTCCATCTTCGAGTTTACCCCAGTCTCCAGTCTCCATCCGAATCCATCCTCATTCTCATTCTCATCCGCATTCTCatctccacatccacatccacatccggGACCCGGCCACGGACCACTAACGCGTCCCCAATGGGCAGCCAACAAAAACCGAGCACAtgtgtatataaaaaacacacCCCGCCCACGGAACTCGAAGTACTCGTGCATTTAGTGGCCacacttgaagaaatttcTATGGGGATTGTGGTATAAATGCACCTGTGGCTGTCAGGATTAAGGCAATCAGTGGAGATTTTTAGTTATTCACTTTCTTAAttgattgtttatttttttattatttttattttttcttgacTTAGCTTTTACCTCTCCTTAAATAGTTGTTCAATTCTGCACTCAGTTCTTCCCTCAGTTGTTCACTCAGTTGTTCACTCAGTTGTTCACTCAGTTGTTCACTCAGTTGTTCACTCAGTTGTTCACTCAGTTGTTCACTCAGTTGTTCACTCAGTTGTTCACTCAGTTGTTCACTCAGTTGTTCACTCAGTTGTTCACTCAGTTGTTCACTCAGTTGTTCACTCAGTTGTTTCCTCAGTTGTTCACTCAGTTGTTCACATAGTTATTCAAAATTCCAAACTGAGTGGGAAGttggtaaataaatgaaaaaacagTTTTTGTATTTGATTATATATTCagaaaaaacttataaatattactttaaattttatatatatatatacatatatatattattattacattatattatcTTTAATTATTCTCCACATTTTCTTCCAGTGCTttgctttttgtgtgtgtttgcctgtCGCCAGAGGGGCTGTGAGTTATAGGAAGGGCAGGGAAAGGGCCACACTGGCATACAGGGGAGCCACGGAGCCACGGCACTACGGCGCTATGGAGCCATGGAGCCACGGAGCTATATAGGTATCGGGAGCTACAGGGGCCACGCCCGGCGGTTGTTTAACTCGAGTGCTGCACATAATTCATGTGTCCACTTGCAATTTTTCGTTTGCTGCGACATTGTTATGCTGGCCATGTTGTAAAAacgccaaaaacaaaagagagcCATTtcgggggaaaaaaaagaagtgaaCACCCACAAGGAAGGCGGAAAAAAAGagcaacaaaaagaaaatcaaaaagaaaaacaggaaaacccccgaaaaaaaaagaaagccaaCATCCCAGAGAGGAGACGTGTGCGAGCGACTTTATATGCCATTATTAGTGTGTTAGAGACGCACAacacacccacccacacacacacacacgtggggTGTGGGGGTGGTGCTGGGAGGGTGGGCGCAAGAAGGGCGCGCGTGCGAGTCTCGCACACAAAATAGATTACTCAGTGTCGCGGCACTCTATCACGGCGACAGATCGAGACGGGTGAAAGCGTCGTAGAAAAGGGGTGAAAGGCACCCAGGAGGGTGGAGAATGGTGGGGTCACAAGGCCAAAGGTGTCGCCCGGACAATGCTGCCTTGATGGGAATGCTAAGTGAATCAATTATTTGCCACAGATCGCCTGGGTCCTCCTCGCTtgatcttatttatttatgaatggCGAGTAATAAGAATATTGCGCAGCACAACAAGGACCTTATCAGGGTCAGGCTTAAAGAAAGTTTCCAAATtaaagctaaaattaaaaaataagaaaaagcaCTAGTTTATTTCTTGACGAAATGTTTCATTT
It encodes:
- the LOC108080070 gene encoding E3 ubiquitin-protein ligase KCMF1-like; this encodes MELHFAGEPIPDLCADSFTCPNCGELGFSADELMAHVRIRHSDARTAVICPLCVAVPSAHPARVDNLLSHLSTAHHYSAGGGFRLAGTVPPVTHHVLPTAEGPQVRFILPDEQSEVEW